Genomic window (Bacteroidota bacterium):
TCGGGACGATGAACGGGAGGTCGTGGACGAGGTGAGGCGCGTTCTTGAGTAGCAGCCCGCGCTCCTTGAGCGCTTCGAGAACGAGCGAGACGTTGCCCTGCTGGAGGTAGCGCACGCCACCGTGGACAAGCTTCGTGGAGCGGCTCGACGTGCCCTTGGCAAAGTCGTGGCGCTCCAGCAGCAGCGTCCGGAAGCCCCGCGCCGCCGCGTCGATGGCGCAGCCGAGCCCCGTTGCGCCGCCGCCAACAATCACGAAGTCCCAGGGCGGACCACCGCCGGGGCTTGGCGTCGCGCTGTGGAGCGCGGAGATCATCGAATCGCGATTCATGGCAGAACGAGGTGTAGGGTTGGGGGGCGCGGGTGAGCGGTCGAGAAGTGAGACGCCTGACGGGTACGGTGCGCACGTGTGCCTGCTCGTTACTCTTCCGCCCAGCCGCGGGCGCGGTCGAGGGCGCGGGTCCAGCCGCCGCGCAGATGGCCGACGGCATCCGCCTCGCGTTCGGGCGCGAAACGGCGGTCGGCCTGCCACTGCTGGTCGATCTCAGACGGGTCGTCCCAGAGGCCGACAGCGAGCCCGGCGAGGTACGCCGCCCCCAGCGCGGTCGTCTCGGTCACGGCGGGGCGCACGATGGGGGCTTGTAGGATGTCCGACTGGAACTGCATGAGCAGGTTGTTCGCCGCCGCGCCGCCGTCAACGCGCAGCTCCTGGATGGCGAGCCCGGCGTCTTTCTGCATCGCGTCGAGCACGTCGGCGACCTGGTAGGCGATGCCTTCGAGCGCTGCGCGGGCAATGTGTCCCTTGGTGGTCCCACGCGTCATGCCGACGAGCGTGCCGCGGGCGTACTGGTCCCAGTGGGGCGCGCCTAGCCCGGCAAAGGCGGGGACGAGGTAGACGCCGCCGTTGTCGTCCACCGAGAGGGCGAGGGCTTCGACTTCGGCGGCGTCGCGGATCAGTTCGAGGCCGTCGCGGAGCCACTGCACCACAGCCCCGGCGATGAAAACCGAGCCTTCGAGGGCATATTCCATCGGCGCGTCGCCCAGCTTCCAGGCGACCGTCGTGAGGAGGTTGTTCTTCGACGGTACCGCCTCGGTGCCGGTGTGCATCAACATGAAGCAGCCGGTGCCGTAGGTGTTCTTCGCCATGCCGGGCTGCGTGCACCGCTGGCCGAACGTCGCCGCCTGCTGATCGCCCGCGATGCCTGCGATGGGGATGGCTGCCGAAAACAGGCCATCGGCTGTCGAGCCGTAGACCTCCGACGACGAGCGTACCTCCGGCAGCAGCGCCCGCGGGATGCCCAGCAGGTCTAGGAGGTCGTCGTCCCAGTCGCCGGTGTGGATGTTGAAGAGGAGCGTGCGGCTGGCGTTGGTGACGTCGGTGAGGTGGCACGCACCCTTCTGCGCCGTGCCGCCCGTGAGATTCCAGACGAGCCAGCTGTCGATGGTCCCAAACGCAAGCTCTCCCGCTTCCGCACGTTCCCGGGCACCTTCGACGTGTTCGAGGAGCCACCGGACCTTCGTGCCCGAGAAATAGCTGTCGATGACTAGGCCGGTCTTCTCGCGGAACGTGTCCGCGTGGCCGTCGGCTTTCAGCTGGTCGCAGAAGGCTGCCGTTCGCCGGTCTTGCCAGACGATGGCCGGGTGAATCGGCTCGCCCGTAGCGCGGTCCCAGATCAGGGTCGTCTCGCGCTGGTTCGTGATGCCGATCGCGGCGAAGTCGCGAGGCCGCAGTCCAGCGCGCGTCATCGCCTCCGAGGCGACCCCGACCTGCGATGACCAGATTTCCTGTGGATCGTGCTCGACCCATCCTGGCTGGGGAAAAAGCTGGGTGAACTCTTTCTGAGCTACTGCTCTGATCCGGCCAGCTTGGTCAAAAACGATGGCCCGGGACGACGTGGTGCCCTGGTCGAGCGCGAGGAGATACGGCATGGGGGACAAGCCTTGCTTAGACAGGCCTTCAACTTACCGCAGACGGGCATGCGCGTTGCGAGCAGTGCATCGAGGGGCGCCGCGTATCCGCCTAGTCCTCAAGCGGCATCACCAGCCCCAACTGCCGGGAATGCCCTTAAACGGCCCCGTGAGGTCCGATGTAACCCAGCCGCCATAGAACCCTCCAGGCTGAGGCGTCACGCGCTCGCCATCGACGAAGCAGCCATCCAAGGGGGCAGCGTAGAAGGCGAGGTGGTCTTCAAGCGCGGCGAAGCGAGCGGTAGGGGACGGATAGGCCCAGGCAACCTCTGGGACGACTTCGCCGTCGGGCATCACCAGGTCGAAGTACACCGCGCGGCCTTTCCATTCGCAGCCCGACGTCTTCGAGGTCAGCCGAAGGAGATCGGTGCGGAGATCGTCAGGGGGGAGGTAGTAGGTCGGCGGGTGGCTGGTCTCGAGGAGTCGCAGCGCGCGGA
Coding sequences:
- the glpK gene encoding glycerol kinase GlpK — translated: MPYLLALDQGTTSSRAIVFDQAGRIRAVAQKEFTQLFPQPGWVEHDPQEIWSSQVGVASEAMTRAGLRPRDFAAIGITNQRETTLIWDRATGEPIHPAIVWQDRRTAAFCDQLKADGHADTFREKTGLVIDSYFSGTKVRWLLEHVEGARERAEAGELAFGTIDSWLVWNLTGGTAQKGACHLTDVTNASRTLLFNIHTGDWDDDLLDLLGIPRALLPEVRSSSEVYGSTADGLFSAAIPIAGIAGDQQAATFGQRCTQPGMAKNTYGTGCFMLMHTGTEAVPSKNNLLTTVAWKLGDAPMEYALEGSVFIAGAVVQWLRDGLELIRDAAEVEALALSVDDNGGVYLVPAFAGLGAPHWDQYARGTLVGMTRGTTKGHIARAALEGIAYQVADVLDAMQKDAGLAIQELRVDGGAAANNLLMQFQSDILQAPIVRPAVTETTALGAAYLAGLAVGLWDDPSEIDQQWQADRRFAPEREADAVGHLRGGWTRALDRARGWAEE
- a CDS encoding DUF427 domain-containing protein encodes the protein MYSRPQPERPSPGQESVWDYPRPPLLEPTPKRIRIEHRGVVVAETIRALRLLETSHPPTYYLPPDDLRTDLLRLTSKTSGCEWKGRAVYFDLVMPDGEVVPEVAWAYPSPTARFAALEDHLAFYAAPLDGCFVDGERVTPQPGGFYGGWVTSDLTGPFKGIPGSWGW